Proteins from one Mercurialis annua linkage group LG7, ddMerAnnu1.2, whole genome shotgun sequence genomic window:
- the LOC126656784 gene encoding protein MAINTENANCE OF MERISTEMS-like codes for MSDLERDRNRQPPGRKRMGKTFLAPELGGSGARHVTTRKVSASARRKKQAHTSPDEVRISVEDLRESDDFVSSEDEPEDEPEDEPSEKIYISKRKKGAGGRFVGDSSSGSNRRPEEVDVWTVTGPVPGGPEDDTVIPSFLGHVASRLWDGADRGVLKCQTRHGALKKLRQWYETASEEVKVLIDGTEISHLPFIMFDHLDIPLLSAFVERWQPDTNSFHMPFGEMTITLHDVWHILRIPVAGAMVSGQPNKAQLMAYCVQILGISPEDLVSKTSKHFAQGGVLIESIISLCRRDRTAEVEAIAWIWLTLGCTLFTDKSGHRIRPATIWEVREGVTDTSTVSWGSATLAYLYRQLGISSRGDCSGLTGCLTLLQTWIYEYFPCFRPQRERLLIESHLPRCSSWSAIASDCSATRLRSLRARLDTLTAEEITWLPFGGEPAATVEHTAYYGWIAYRDIVEPYMPSRVLRQLGYVQTVPVPICRPIGAVRSWKSIKYSVDMSVTIAVDMWNAFPVMYKLPLMGFEEAHVIAGGCHPAYLDWFERHSHPRVLPGRDVPRRHPPRSNNDYWMTLVTTRYENFIQKVSTITGQHRQHCDFDGIPELETESEEASTDLERIMAAWRIAD; via the exons atgtCGGATTTGGAACGAGATAGAAATCGACAACCTCcg GGCAGAAAACGTATGGGGAAGACGTTTTTGGCCCCAGAATTAGGGGGATCGGGAGCCCGTCACGTTACGACGCGTAAAGTTTCTGCCTCGGCTCGACGGAAGAAACAAGCGCATACTTCTCCCGATGAGGTCCGCATTTCTGTTGAGGATCTTAGAGAGTCTGATGATTTTGTGAGCTCAGAGGACGAGCCAGAGGACGAGCCAGAGGACGAGCCAagtgaaaaaatttacatttctaaACGGAAAAAGGGTGCAGGTGGTCGGTTCGTTGGCGACTCGTCATcag GGTCGAACAGACGACCTGAAGAGGTTGACGTGTGGACCGTTACTGGTCCAGTACCTGGTGGACCCGAGGATGACACTGTTATTCCTAGTTTTCTCGGGCATGTCGCTTCTCGGCTATGGGATGGGGCGGACAGAGGCGTGCTGAAGTGTCAGACTAGACATGGAGCTCTGAAGAAGCTGAGGCAGTGGTATGAGACGGCCTCAGAGGAGGTTAAGGTGCTGATAGACGGGACTGAGATATCACATCTCCCGTTTATCATGTTTGATCATCTGGATATCCCGCTCCTTTCTGCATTTGTGGAGCGATGGCAGCCAGATACAAACTCTTTTCACATGCCATTCGGGGAGATGACCATCACATTACATGACGTGTGGCATATTCTTCGGATTCCAGTTGCTGGGGCTATGGTTTCAG GTCAGCCGAACAAGGCTCAGCTGATGGCTTACTGCGTACAGATTTTAGGTATTTCACCAGAGGATCTTGTGAGTAAGACGAGCAAGCATTTTGCCCAGGGAGGTGTGCTGATTGAGTCGATCATCAGCTTATGTAGGCGTGACCGTACTGCAGAGGTGGAGGCAATAGCCTGGATCTGGTTGACGTTAGGTTGCACTCTATTCACTGACAAGAGTGGCCATCGGATTAGACCTGCAACCATATGGGAGGTGCGGGAAGGAGTCACAGATACGAGTACAGTTTCCTGGGGATCAGCTACACTAGCTTATCTCTATCGGCAGCTTGGAATCTCATCGAGAGGAGACTGCTCCGGTTTGACTGGCTGTCTGACACTGCTGCAGACATGGATTTATGAGTACTTTCCATGCTTTCGGCCCCAGCGAGAGCGGTTGTTGATCGAGTCTCATCTTCCTCGATGTTCTAGCTGGAGTGCTATTGCGTCTGATTGCTCAGCCACCCGACTTCGGTCCTTGCGAGCTCGTTTGGACACGCTGACTGCTGAGGAG ATCACATGGCTCCCTTTTGGCGGCGAGCCTGCTGCCACCGTAGAGCACACTGCATATTATGGCTGGATAGCGTACCGGGACATTGTCGAGCCGTACATGCCGTCTAGGGTGCTGCGACAGCTGGGTTATGTGCAGACTGTACCTGTGCCAATTTGTCGGCCAATAGGGGCTGTTAGGTCCTGGAAGTCAATCAAGTACTCTGTGGACATGAGTGTGACGATTGCGGTTGACATGTGGAACGCTTTTCCGGTCATGTACAAGCTGCCGTTAATGGGATTTGAGGAAGCCCACGTTATTGCTGGAGGATGCCATCCAGCTTACCTGGACTGGTTCGAGCGCCATTCGCACCCCCGTGTCCTTCCTGGCAGAGATGTTCCACGACGACATCCTCCCCGCAGCAACAACGATTAT TGGATGACACTGGTGACCACGAGGTACGAGAATTTCATCCAAAAAGTCAGCACGATTACCGGCCAACATAGACAGCACTGCGACTTTGACGGCATTCCGGAGTTGGAGACTGAGTCGGAGGAGGCCAGCACGGATTTGGAGAGAATCATGGCCGCTTGGCGCATTGCTGACTGA
- the LOC126656785 gene encoding uncharacterized protein LOC126656785 has product MTKDPSVLRDISRIVRERLHPEDLGYMEPEVKTNVKGRPKGSKSTKRDPSRHEYKDRVPGRPKSSKAQKNRTSASAGLQNAEVIPGFLLPFVDELVDVRGDGNCGFRVVADHIYGDEKMWGMTRMNIANEISAHPYRYEGIFIDGLQAAITPISWEGGECGPSYWMQVLDDLFPIATIFNAAVIYIQGGTLQQTRFSSFTVLPLHSSEVHSRPSKEIVILYISGRAHFVRLNLQDNFPVPPIPTLWFQHRDHTVQSWHTLYANRREQWDSLIGMAD; this is encoded by the exons ATGACTAAGGATCCTTCAGTGTTGCGTGATATTTCTCGTATTGTTCGAGAGCGACTTCACCCCGAAGACTTAGGCTACATGGAACCAGAAGTTAAAACAAATGTCAAAGGTCGACCAAAGGGGAGCAAATCAACGAAGCGGGATCCGAGTCGTCATGAGTACAAGGACCGTGTACCTGGTCGTCCTAAATCTTCCAAAGCTCAGAAAAATCGTACATCCGCGTCAG CTGGTTTGCAAAATGCGGAGGTTATTCCAGGATTCCTTTTACCATTCGTTGACGAGCTTGTGGACGTGCGTGGAGACGGCAACTGTGGATTTCGCGTGGTGGCAGACCACATATATGGTGACGAGAAGATGTGGGGAATGACTAGAATGAACATTGCAAACGAAATCTCCGCCCACCCTTATCGATACGAGGGTATTTTCATTGATGGGTTGCAAGCGGCCATTACACCTATTAGCTGGGAAGGCGGAGAGTGTGGCCCTAGCTACTGGATGCAg GTATTGGATGACTTGTTCCCTATTGCCACTATCTTCAATGCAGCTGTTATTTACATACAAGGCGGGACGCTACAACAGACTCGGTTCTCTTCGTTTACTGTTCTGCCTTTGCATTCCTCTGAGGTTCACTCACGACCATCCAAGGAGATAGTGATATTGTATATTAGTGGACGCGCACATTTTGTTAGGTTGAATTTGCAGGATAATTTTCCTGTCCCACCAATTCCCACGCTGTGGTTCCAGCACAGGGACCATACTGTTCAGTCTTGGCATACTTTATATGCTAATAGGAGAGAGCAATGGGATAGTTTGATAGGTATGGCAGATTGA